The following DNA comes from Halorhabdus tiamatea SARL4B.
GTCCGTGTGACCGTCCGCCGGAACCGGGAACCCGCCCTCGACGCTGATCAGCTCACGGTCCGTTTCGATGCGGTGGAGGCGGACATGCCATGGCAGGGCCGGCGCGAGCCAGCTGTCGACCGCGACGTCGTCCCAGGGCTCCCACCGCGAGTGGACGACACCGTCGCTGACCCCGTTTTCGACGATCCGCCGGCGCCGTCGGAACCGCTCGCCGTCGTCGCTCAGAAGGAACGTGCTGTCGGGCGCCCCACCGAACCGATCGTTCCCGTCGGCCACGTTCGTGCCGAACCGGGTGGAATAGACGAACTTGTTGTACTTTTCCGGATCGGCCCCGTCCGTGCCGGCACAGAGCGCACACACCTGGTCGCCGTCGGGCTGGATCACCATCCCCGCCGGCCGCTGGGTGGCGACACCGTTCGGCCGGTCCGGCACCCGCTCCTCGGCCTGCCAGAAGGGGTGGTCGGCGTCGAGTGCCAACGGGAGGAAGAACTTCATCGCCCAGTACGGCGAGGACGGGGAGTTGTAGGGCTCGGTCATCTTCAGCGTCGGGTAGGCGTATCCGAGCGAGAGCACGCCATCAGCGGTGAAAATCGGACGCTCGACCCACCAGCGCAGGTGCCTGAGCCACCGCGCCTTCAGCTCGCCCCAGGGGAACGCCTCGACGCCGGAGAAGGCCAACGCCCCCCAGAACGCCCCCTGTGCGAACCGGTAGGTAAGACTCCGGCCGAACGGCAGCGCACTCCCGTCGGCGGCGAACCAGCGATCAAACTCGCCGGCGAACGCCCGGGCGCGCTCGCGGAGCCGGTCGGCCCGTTCCGGGTCGCGGTCCCCGGCCAGCGTCGCGTACACCAGCCCGTCGGTGTGCAGCTCCCAAGCAGTGTAGTAGTCACAGGCACCCTCGGGGCCGTCACGGTACCAGCCGTCCTGTAGGGCGAACGATTCGAGGCGATCGAGGTCCCGGCACACCTGTTCGTCGTCCGGGTCCGCCTCGACCGCTCGGAGCCCCTCGTTGGCGAGCACGCGGAAGAACCGCCAGTTGCCGTCCGGGACGTCCACGTCGTTGATCCCACGCAGCCAGTCGGCGATCGCCGCCCGTGTGTCGACCGAGAGCGGCTCCCAGAGTTCGTCGCCCGCCAGCGCGAGCGCGACGCCGATCGGGGCCATCTCGACGGCCGTCTGAGAGTGGTCGGTCACCTCGCCCCAGTACTCCTCGTGGGCCGGATCGGTCCCGGCGGCCAGTCCCGACCGGTAGCGCTCCCAGTGATCGAACGCACCGCCGCCCGCCGCGAGCGGGGCCGCCCCCCACAGGGGTCGCGCGAACCCCTCGAGTTCCGCCTCCCCCGCCGGGAAGTGCGCGCCAGAAACGCCCGGCCGGACTCTCGCGCCGCCGGGGCTCGCGTACCGTTCTAGCGGTGCCAGCAACGACCGGACCGCTTCCTGCAGGTCCGTACGGCTCTCCAGGGGGTTACCGTCGAGCGGATGCATCGTCCGGAGGTTTGCCCGAGCGACCTATAAAGCCGTGGGGAAGA
Coding sequences within:
- a CDS encoding DUF2264 domain-containing protein, with the translated sequence MHPLDGNPLESRTDLQEAVRSLLAPLERYASPGGARVRPGVSGAHFPAGEAELEGFARPLWGAAPLAAGGGAFDHWERYRSGLAAGTDPAHEEYWGEVTDHSQTAVEMAPIGVALALAGDELWEPLSVDTRAAIADWLRGINDVDVPDGNWRFFRVLANEGLRAVEADPDDEQVCRDLDRLESFALQDGWYRDGPEGACDYYTAWELHTDGLVYATLAGDRDPERADRLRERARAFAGEFDRWFAADGSALPFGRSLTYRFAQGAFWGALAFSGVEAFPWGELKARWLRHLRWWVERPIFTADGVLSLGYAYPTLKMTEPYNSPSSPYWAMKFFLPLALDADHPFWQAEERVPDRPNGVATQRPAGMVIQPDGDQVCALCAGTDGADPEKYNKFVYSTRFGTNVADGNDRFGGAPDSTFLLSDDGERFRRRRRIVENGVSDGVVHSRWEPWDDVAVDSWLAPALPWHVRLHRIETDRELISVEGGFPVPADGHTDAAGEGTAVAATGVGDSLLRALEGAREAAVELQSPNTNLLFPRTVVPTLSGEHPPGTTWLATAVLGGPAGTASGHSRADPIEDTGTDRCAPASDGTAALSHAWGYPPATVSGGGDVVPDPDVAGPVYDRSGTEHVLTWTDGETLLRIDANAPAGGIDSQ